In Halorubrum sp. PV6, a single window of DNA contains:
- a CDS encoding succinylglutamate desuccinylase/aspartoacylase family protein, translated as MITLGTARASPGETDTGRLEVGETRDGSPVRLPVAVINGAEDGETLYLQAVSDGDELNGLGVVNRVVPRLDPAELSGTVLVVGVVNYFAFQVAEHRNPVDDRKMNRGYPGNEDGTTSERIAHATFQAAKRADYILDLHQGSTSRMINETRVRCGIRHRLHGECLELAKVFGCGHVLDIKGPDGQLARAGPEHGIPTIDPELGGCVGWDEESIRYGVDGVFNVLRHYGFLDGDVDLDRQVRARGFDQYGAPAGGLVQFDCELGDRVSAGDVLYEVTDVFGELKGRVTADDEGIFWRTRRLPQVAAGEYVCSVGTNVDRY; from the coding sequence ATGATCACGCTTGGAACGGCCCGCGCCTCGCCGGGCGAGACGGACACGGGCCGTCTCGAAGTCGGCGAGACGCGAGACGGGAGCCCCGTCCGACTGCCGGTGGCCGTCATCAACGGCGCCGAGGACGGCGAGACGCTGTATCTGCAGGCCGTCAGCGACGGCGACGAACTCAACGGGCTCGGCGTCGTCAACCGCGTCGTTCCCCGCCTCGATCCGGCGGAACTGTCGGGCACCGTTCTCGTGGTCGGGGTCGTGAACTACTTCGCGTTTCAGGTCGCCGAACACCGGAATCCGGTCGACGACCGGAAGATGAATCGCGGCTACCCCGGCAACGAGGACGGCACGACGAGCGAGCGCATCGCCCACGCGACGTTTCAGGCCGCAAAGCGGGCGGATTACATCCTCGACCTCCACCAGGGGTCGACGAGCCGGATGATAAACGAGACCCGCGTTCGGTGCGGGATCCGGCACCGACTGCACGGCGAGTGCCTCGAACTGGCGAAGGTGTTCGGCTGCGGCCACGTGCTCGACATCAAGGGGCCGGACGGCCAGCTCGCCCGTGCCGGCCCGGAACACGGCATCCCGACCATCGACCCCGAGCTCGGCGGCTGTGTCGGCTGGGACGAGGAGTCGATCCGCTACGGCGTCGACGGCGTGTTCAACGTCCTCCGACACTACGGCTTCCTCGACGGCGACGTCGACCTCGACCGCCAGGTCCGAGCGCGCGGCTTCGACCAGTACGGCGCGCCGGCCGGCGGGCTGGTGCAGTTCGACTGCGAACTCGGCGACCGCGTCTCGGCCGGCGACGTGCTCTACGAGGTGACCGACGTGTTCGGCGAGCTGAAGGGCCGAGTCACCGCCGACGACGAGGGAATCTTCTGGCGCACGCGGCGGCTCCCGCAGGTCGCCGCCGGCGAGTACGTCTGCTCCGTCGGCACCAACGTCGACCGGTACTGA
- a CDS encoding pyridoxal-phosphate dependent enzyme, with translation MAAAPGRPRALRCLDCGATVGDRWRCACGAPLEFADPPIPDGDAPTLVAADPDAAAVSNARDARNGLWAFESLLAVGDDPADRVTLGEGLTPLVDADAGAAGDADDWDAAFKLEYVFPTGSFKDRGATTTLTRARELGVERVVEDSSGNAGAAIATYAARAGIDAAVYVPADAKASKLRAIRRAGAEPVRIDGSRADVTEACVAALGDGDDADSAWYASHAWNPAFFEGTATVAYEIAAQREWNAPDAVVTPLGHGTLFLGAYRGFRRLQRAGWIDEVPRLYGAQAAGIAPVVRALHGADAADPEGQHNAAADGIQIAEPVRMGEIRNAIADTGGDAVAITEAATERELDRLHAAGFYTEPTCAVAPAALRRLRERGDVAPGDDVVVPLTGSGLKG, from the coding sequence ATGGCGGCCGCCCCCGGTCGCCCCCGTGCCCTCCGCTGTCTTGACTGCGGCGCGACCGTCGGCGACCGATGGCGATGCGCGTGCGGCGCCCCGCTGGAGTTCGCCGACCCACCGATCCCGGACGGCGACGCGCCGACCTTGGTGGCCGCCGACCCCGACGCGGCGGCCGTCAGCAACGCGAGGGACGCTCGCAACGGGCTCTGGGCGTTCGAGTCGCTCCTCGCCGTCGGCGACGACCCGGCGGACCGGGTGACGCTCGGCGAGGGACTGACACCGCTCGTCGACGCGGACGCGGGAGCGGCCGGCGACGCGGACGACTGGGACGCGGCTTTTAAATTGGAGTACGTGTTCCCCACCGGCTCTTTTAAAGACCGCGGGGCGACGACGACGCTCACGCGAGCCCGCGAGCTGGGCGTCGAGCGCGTCGTCGAGGACTCCTCCGGCAACGCCGGCGCCGCGATCGCGACGTACGCGGCCCGCGCGGGCATCGACGCCGCGGTGTACGTTCCCGCCGACGCCAAGGCGTCGAAACTCCGGGCGATCCGCCGAGCCGGCGCCGAGCCCGTCCGGATCGACGGGTCGCGTGCGGACGTGACCGAGGCGTGCGTGGCCGCGCTCGGGGACGGTGACGACGCCGACTCCGCGTGGTACGCCAGCCACGCCTGGAACCCGGCGTTCTTCGAGGGGACCGCCACGGTCGCCTACGAGATCGCCGCCCAGCGGGAGTGGAACGCCCCCGACGCGGTCGTGACCCCCCTCGGCCACGGGACCCTGTTCCTCGGGGCGTACCGCGGCTTCCGCCGCCTGCAGCGCGCGGGGTGGATAGACGAGGTCCCGCGGCTGTACGGCGCGCAGGCGGCCGGCATCGCGCCGGTCGTCCGCGCGCTCCACGGCGCCGACGCCGCCGACCCAGAGGGACAACACAACGCGGCCGCAGACGGAATCCAGATCGCCGAGCCTGTCCGCATGGGAGAGATTCGCAACGCCATCGCCGACACCGGCGGCGACGCGGTCGCTATCACGGAGGCGGCGACCGAGCGCGAACTGGACCGGCTCCACGCCGCGGGCTTTTATACCGAACCGACCTGCGCCGTGGCCCCGGCGGCGCTCCGGAGGCTCCGCGAACGGGGCGACGTTGCGCCCGGCGACGACGTCGTGGTCCCCCTGACCGGAAGCGGACTGAAGGGGTGA
- a CDS encoding ketopantoate reductase family protein, producing the protein MDVLVYGAGALGSLVGGLLARTHEVTLVGRDPHMRRVRADGLRIDGAIDAHVHPRALTDGTHRSADLAVVTTKAYDTDAAAAALATGEYDAVCSLQNGLTEERLVAALDPTVLAGTASYGARLVEPGRVTCTGVGEVVLGALSGGRDPVAERVGAAFDEAGIETTVATDMPRRRYEKLAVNAAINGPSALVRLSNGDALAGPGGEAAREAAREVARVARADGVALGETAAVDAVERVAADTAANRSSMCEDVTAGRRTEVDAIYGAALDRADQFGVPAPTCRTIASLIRGWEVGAGVRPAADDDGAATE; encoded by the coding sequence ATGGACGTCCTCGTCTACGGTGCCGGCGCGCTCGGGAGCCTCGTCGGCGGGCTGTTGGCACGGACACACGAGGTCACGCTCGTCGGGCGCGACCCGCACATGCGACGGGTTCGGGCGGACGGGCTCCGGATCGACGGGGCGATCGACGCCCACGTCCACCCGCGAGCGCTCACCGACGGAACCCACCGCTCGGCGGACCTCGCGGTGGTCACGACGAAGGCGTACGACACCGACGCGGCCGCGGCGGCGCTCGCGACCGGCGAGTACGACGCGGTCTGCTCGCTCCAGAACGGCCTCACCGAGGAGCGACTGGTCGCGGCGCTCGACCCGACCGTCCTCGCGGGCACCGCGAGCTACGGCGCCCGACTCGTCGAGCCGGGTCGGGTCACCTGTACCGGCGTCGGGGAGGTCGTTCTCGGAGCGCTGTCCGGGGGGCGCGACCCGGTCGCAGAGCGCGTCGGGGCCGCGTTCGACGAGGCCGGGATCGAGACGACCGTCGCCACCGACATGCCTCGGCGGCGATACGAGAAGCTCGCGGTCAACGCGGCCATCAACGGCCCGTCGGCGCTCGTCCGGCTCTCGAACGGCGACGCGCTCGCCGGGCCGGGCGGGGAGGCGGCCCGCGAGGCGGCCCGCGAGGTGGCGCGGGTCGCGCGAGCCGACGGGGTTGCGCTCGGCGAGACGGCGGCCGTCGACGCCGTCGAGCGCGTCGCGGCCGACACCGCCGCCAACCGGTCGTCGATGTGCGAGGACGTGACCGCGGGGCGGCGCACCGAGGTCGATGCGATCTACGGGGCCGCGCTCGACCGCGCCGACCAGTTCGGCGTGCCCGCGCCGACGTGTCGGACGATCGCGTCGCTGATCCGCGGGTGGGAGGTCGGGGCCGGCGTTCGTCCGGCGGCCGATGACGACGGAGCGGCGACTGAGTGA
- a CDS encoding CBS domain-containing protein, with the protein MNVSDAMTPRSDLVVVEIPGSRNDVLEYIQEYGFSSVPVVKDVDGDEVYRGLVTRDDLIEQPDEDQLALLMREVPTVGAEESIDDAAATIVAEGSRRLPVVDGDELVGILTVTDVIRAIARGEMAGDTEVGGLATTAVNATHTETPLPVAEREIGLANVPYAVVLDDDADLAGMVTEVDILAVARVVEGEASTGDSIAEQDSEWSWEGIKATGARYLPTRNVELPAEAVRHFMTEDLITVNSTRTAKEVAQELISNDIEQVPLVNGTDLDGIVRDVDLLEGL; encoded by the coding sequence ATGAACGTATCAGACGCCATGACGCCGCGTTCGGATCTCGTCGTCGTCGAGATCCCAGGGAGCCGGAACGACGTACTGGAGTACATCCAAGAGTACGGCTTCTCCTCGGTGCCGGTCGTGAAAGACGTCGACGGCGACGAGGTGTACCGCGGTCTCGTCACCCGTGACGACCTCATCGAACAGCCGGACGAGGACCAACTCGCGCTGTTGATGCGGGAGGTGCCCACCGTGGGCGCAGAGGAGTCGATAGACGACGCCGCCGCCACAATCGTCGCCGAGGGCTCGCGTCGGCTCCCCGTGGTCGACGGCGACGAGCTCGTCGGCATCCTCACCGTCACCGACGTGATTCGGGCCATCGCCCGCGGCGAGATGGCCGGCGACACCGAGGTCGGCGGGCTCGCGACTACCGCGGTCAACGCGACGCACACGGAGACGCCGCTGCCGGTCGCCGAGCGCGAGATCGGGCTGGCGAACGTCCCCTACGCCGTCGTCCTCGACGACGACGCCGACCTCGCTGGAATGGTAACCGAAGTCGATATCCTGGCGGTCGCCCGCGTCGTCGAGGGCGAGGCCAGCACGGGCGACTCCATCGCCGAACAGGACTCCGAGTGGTCCTGGGAGGGCATCAAGGCCACCGGCGCTCGGTACCTCCCGACCCGAAACGTCGAACTGCCCGCCGAGGCGGTCCGTCACTTCATGACCGAGGACCTCATCACCGTCAACAGTACCCGAACCGCCAAGGAGGTCGCACAGGAGCTCATCAGCAACGACATCGAGCAGGTGCCGCTGGTCAACGGGACCGACCTCGACGGCATCGTGCGAGACGTCGACCTGCTGGAGGGCTTATAA
- the glyS gene encoding glycine--tRNA ligase: MASEAIVELAKRRGFFFGSNGAYGGTAGFYTFGPQGAALKKNVEDAWRDRFTIREGNREIEAPTIMPEPVFEASGHLDTFDDMLVECPECGESHRADHLVEAVTDIEDAEALPGSDVEALIADNDITCPSCGTALAGVTVEDFNLMFATDIGPGDAQPGYLRPETAQGIFVEFPRLKEYARGNLPFGITQIGPAYRNEISPRGGLLRLREFTQAELEQFIDPEDDEPPLDRVRDVSVRLYPAAEQQADDGDYVETTVGEAVDDGTIGSPWVGYYLGVAKEWYDRIGVDLDRFRFRQHLAGERAHYASDCWDAESEVDGDWIEIAGFSYRADYDLSKHGAHGDDSFTVFKRYDEPKSVERATVDPDMSVLGPEFGGDAAAVAEALGTLAERDPDAFDGESVSVDVAGETHAVDTDVANFSVETVTENGEHLTPHVVEPSFGVGRTVQTLLAHGYSEDEVDGEARTYLSLEPEVAPQDAAVFPLVTNDERLTDLADRVAADLREAGLAVAYDDSGSIGRRYRRQDEIGTPFCVTVDRDGIEGDGPETVTVRERDSAAQVRVPADELAAELAALRAGGEFDALVDRYETVATDVETN, translated from the coding sequence ATGGCGTCGGAGGCGATAGTCGAGTTAGCCAAGCGGCGGGGGTTCTTTTTCGGCTCGAACGGCGCGTACGGCGGCACCGCCGGCTTCTACACGTTCGGCCCGCAGGGCGCGGCCTTAAAAAAGAACGTTGAGGACGCGTGGCGCGACCGGTTCACCATCCGCGAGGGGAACCGCGAGATTGAGGCCCCGACGATCATGCCGGAGCCCGTCTTCGAGGCCTCGGGCCACCTCGACACGTTCGACGACATGCTCGTCGAGTGTCCCGAGTGCGGCGAGTCCCACCGCGCCGACCACCTCGTCGAGGCCGTCACCGATATCGAAGACGCCGAGGCGCTGCCCGGTTCGGACGTGGAAGCCCTCATCGCCGACAACGACATCACCTGCCCGTCCTGCGGCACCGCGCTCGCCGGCGTCACGGTCGAGGATTTCAACCTCATGTTCGCGACCGACATCGGCCCCGGCGACGCCCAGCCCGGCTACCTCCGCCCGGAGACGGCGCAGGGCATCTTCGTGGAGTTCCCGCGGCTGAAAGAGTACGCCCGCGGCAACCTCCCCTTCGGGATCACCCAGATCGGTCCGGCGTACCGCAACGAGATCTCGCCGCGCGGCGGGCTGCTCCGCCTCCGCGAGTTCACGCAGGCCGAACTCGAACAGTTCATCGACCCCGAGGACGACGAACCGCCGCTGGACCGCGTGCGCGACGTGTCGGTCCGGCTGTACCCGGCCGCAGAACAGCAGGCCGACGACGGCGACTACGTCGAGACCACGGTCGGCGAGGCGGTCGACGACGGCACCATCGGCTCCCCGTGGGTCGGCTACTACCTCGGCGTCGCGAAGGAGTGGTACGACCGGATCGGCGTCGACCTCGACCGGTTCCGCTTCCGCCAGCATCTCGCCGGCGAGCGCGCCCACTACGCGTCAGACTGCTGGGACGCAGAGAGCGAGGTCGACGGCGACTGGATCGAGATCGCGGGCTTCTCGTACCGCGCCGACTACGACCTCTCGAAACACGGCGCTCACGGCGACGATTCGTTCACCGTATTCAAACGGTACGACGAGCCGAAGTCGGTCGAACGCGCCACCGTCGACCCCGACATGTCCGTCCTCGGGCCCGAGTTCGGCGGGGACGCCGCCGCGGTCGCCGAGGCGCTCGGAACCCTCGCCGAGCGCGACCCGGACGCGTTCGACGGCGAGAGCGTCTCCGTCGACGTTGCCGGCGAGACGCACGCCGTCGACACCGACGTGGCGAACTTCTCGGTCGAGACGGTGACCGAGAACGGCGAACACCTCACGCCGCACGTCGTCGAGCCGTCGTTCGGCGTCGGCCGGACGGTCCAGACCCTGCTGGCACACGGCTACAGCGAAGACGAGGTCGACGGCGAGGCGCGGACGTACCTCTCGCTCGAACCCGAAGTCGCGCCCCAGGACGCGGCCGTCTTCCCGCTCGTGACCAACGACGAGCGACTCACCGACTTAGCCGACCGCGTCGCCGCCGACCTCCGCGAGGCCGGGCTGGCGGTCGCGTACGACGACTCCGGCTCGATCGGGCGGCGGTACCGCCGTCAAGACGAGATCGGCACCCCGTTCTGCGTCACGGTCGACCGCGACGGCATCGAGGGCGACGGCCCCGAGACGGTGACCGTCCGCGAGCGCGACTCCGCGGCCCAGGTCCGCGTTCCGGCCGACGAACTGGCCGCGGAGCTGGCCGCGCTCCGCGCCGGCGGCGAGTTCGACGCGCTCGTCGATCGGTACGAAACGGTCGCGACCGACGTCGAGACCAACTGA
- a CDS encoding dolichol kinase produces the protein MPLPAAEWRASVEFERRLVHASGTLFPVPYLLGWVSWTETAAFLALGVATVGLLEYLRLVVGLDHAVYRHLTREYESDSVAGYALYMVGTTAVAVAAVPALAIPGMTPTLAVPAIWMVSLGDPVSGALGDNAATESKRPTAWIAMFLVSLGLALLFTVPAFGSRVGVAVALAGAVPAAVADGLPPIVRGVAVDDNLTISPAAAVGMLLAVSVLA, from the coding sequence GTGCCCCTTCCCGCGGCGGAGTGGCGAGCCAGCGTGGAGTTCGAGCGGCGGCTGGTCCACGCGAGCGGCACGCTGTTTCCGGTCCCGTACCTGCTCGGATGGGTCTCGTGGACCGAGACGGCGGCGTTCCTCGCCCTCGGGGTCGCTACCGTCGGACTCCTGGAGTACCTCCGCCTGGTCGTCGGGCTCGACCACGCCGTCTACCGGCACCTCACCCGCGAGTACGAGTCCGACAGCGTCGCCGGCTACGCGCTGTACATGGTCGGCACCACCGCGGTCGCGGTCGCCGCCGTCCCCGCGCTCGCGATTCCCGGCATGACCCCGACGCTCGCGGTCCCCGCCATCTGGATGGTGTCGCTCGGCGACCCCGTCAGCGGCGCGCTCGGCGACAACGCCGCCACCGAGTCGAAACGGCCCACTGCGTGGATCGCGATGTTTCTCGTCAGTCTCGGACTCGCGCTTCTCTTTACCGTCCCGGCGTTCGGGTCCCGCGTCGGGGTCGCCGTCGCGCTCGCCGGGGCGGTTCCCGCCGCGGTCGCCGACGGGCTCCCGCCGATCGTCCGCGGGGTCGCCGTCGACGACAACCTCACCATCTCGCCGGCCGCCGCTGTCGGGATGCTCCTCGCCGTTTCCGTGTTGGCGTAA
- a CDS encoding replication factor C small subunit: MSEADEQTAATATGRKIWIEKYRPQSLDDIHGQEAIIERLQTYIEQDDIPHLLFGGPAGVGKTTAATAIARQVYGEDNWRGNFLELNASDQRGIDVVRDRIKGFARSSFGGDFRIVFLDEADSLTDDAQSALRRTMEQFSDNTRFILSCNYSSKIIDPIQSRCAVFRFSPLSDEAVAAQTREIAAAEGIEVTDAGVDALVYAADGDMRRAINSLQAAATTDDVVDEEAVYAITATARPEEIESMVTNALEGDFSRARATLDQLLTETGMAGGDVIDQLHRSVWEFDLSEREAVALMERIGEADYRIAEGANEQVQLESLLASLSIDS, translated from the coding sequence ATGAGCGAGGCCGACGAGCAGACGGCTGCGACGGCGACCGGTCGGAAGATCTGGATCGAGAAGTACCGACCGCAGTCGCTCGACGACATCCACGGACAGGAAGCCATCATCGAACGGCTCCAGACCTACATCGAGCAGGACGACATCCCCCACCTGCTCTTCGGGGGACCCGCCGGGGTCGGGAAGACGACCGCCGCCACCGCCATCGCCCGTCAGGTGTACGGCGAGGACAACTGGCGCGGGAACTTCTTGGAGCTCAACGCCTCCGACCAGCGCGGCATCGACGTGGTGCGCGACCGGATAAAGGGGTTCGCGCGCTCGTCGTTCGGCGGCGACTTCCGGATCGTGTTTCTTGATGAGGCCGACAGCCTCACGGATGACGCCCAGTCAGCGCTTCGCCGCACGATGGAGCAGTTCTCCGACAACACGCGCTTCATCCTCTCGTGTAACTACTCGTCGAAGATCATCGACCCGATCCAGTCGCGGTGTGCCGTCTTCCGCTTCTCGCCGCTCTCGGACGAGGCGGTCGCCGCACAGACGCGCGAGATAGCCGCGGCGGAGGGGATCGAGGTGACCGACGCGGGCGTCGACGCGCTCGTCTACGCGGCCGACGGCGACATGCGCCGCGCGATCAACTCGCTGCAGGCGGCGGCGACGACCGACGACGTGGTCGACGAGGAGGCCGTCTACGCGATCACGGCGACCGCCCGGCCGGAGGAGATCGAGTCGATGGTGACGAACGCGTTGGAGGGAGACTTCTCGCGAGCGCGAGCGACGCTCGATCAGCTCCTCACCGAGACGGGGATGGCGGGCGGCGACGTGATAGACCAGCTCCACCGCTCCGTCTGGGAGTTCGACCTGAGCGAGCGCGAGGCGGTCGCGCTGATGGAGCGGATCGGCGAGGCCGACTACCGGATCGCCGAGGGGGCAAACGAGCAGGTGCAGTTGGAGTCGCTGCTCGCGTCGCTGTCGATCGATTCGTAA
- a CDS encoding DUF5995 family protein, whose protein sequence is MIPIRATVPTATEARALLTGIVRSAEIDAETVATALADDAPDETLLGHVSTPFSSVADVAERLARTEAYLRERGDPRAVFLTVYSRMTAAVGTAIDDGAFLDPAWAASYLVAFADRYRRALVAFERRAFESVPRPWLIAFAAAARGRTLVAQDALLGINAHIAYDLTYTLGDIGIDPDRDRKRADHQRINAILARLIQTMQDVLVETYDAVGIAGIDRLLDPFDDRVALVGLRGSREFAWRNAVLRADSAGGLVERYVDWRTETVSTGAAALILAPDIDAATSERLRTAESGVDAARAFREAIRRRL, encoded by the coding sequence ATGATCCCGATACGCGCGACCGTCCCGACGGCGACCGAGGCGAGAGCGCTGCTCACCGGGATCGTCCGATCCGCCGAGATCGACGCCGAGACCGTCGCGACAGCCCTCGCGGACGACGCGCCGGACGAAACGCTGCTCGGCCACGTTTCGACCCCGTTTTCGTCCGTCGCCGACGTGGCCGAGCGACTGGCCCGAACCGAGGCGTATCTCCGCGAGCGCGGCGACCCCCGCGCGGTGTTTCTCACGGTGTACAGCCGCATGACGGCGGCGGTCGGAACTGCGATCGACGACGGGGCGTTCCTCGATCCGGCGTGGGCCGCGTCGTACCTCGTCGCCTTCGCGGACCGCTACCGCCGGGCGCTGGTCGCGTTCGAGCGGCGAGCGTTCGAGTCGGTCCCCCGCCCGTGGCTGATCGCCTTCGCCGCCGCCGCCCGCGGCCGGACGCTCGTCGCGCAGGACGCGCTCCTCGGCATCAACGCCCACATCGCCTACGACCTCACGTACACGCTCGGCGACATCGGCATCGACCCGGACCGCGACCGGAAGCGCGCCGACCACCAGCGGATAAATGCGATCCTCGCTCGGCTCATCCAGACGATGCAAGACGTGCTCGTCGAGACGTACGACGCCGTCGGAATCGCCGGTATCGACCGCCTGCTCGACCCCTTCGACGACCGGGTGGCCCTCGTCGGGCTGCGGGGGAGCCGCGAGTTCGCGTGGCGGAACGCCGTGCTGCGCGCCGACAGCGCCGGCGGGCTCGTCGAGCGATACGTCGACTGGCGGACGGAAACCGTCTCGACGGGCGCCGCGGCGCTCATCCTCGCGCCGGATATCGACGCGGCCACGAGCGAACGGCTGCGAACGGCGGAGTCGGGCGTCGACGCGGCGCGCGCGTTCCGCGAGGCGATCCGGCGGCGGCTGTAG
- a CDS encoding electron transfer flavoprotein subunit alpha/FixB family protein yields the protein MSDVLVVAEHRRGEIRDVSYEAITAGRELADARDGDLHLAVVSGDVEQFADDLNRKGVDAIHTVANGEEFDHNVYQASVERLLGETDAGAVVIPNSVNGLDYAPAVAEASDLPLVTDAVGFEYDDGMTVTREMYGSKVETTVDVTGDRFVLTVRGGEWAPAEGVGDAAVGAVDVDHPESGARVTGFEEVAGGDVDIADADVLVSVGRGIDEEENLEVVEELADALGATLSASRPIVDNGWLPKNRQVGQSGKVVTPDVYIAVGISGAVQHVAGMKGSDTIVAINTDPNAPIFDIADYGIVGDLFDVVPELVDEFA from the coding sequence ATGAGTGACGTGCTCGTCGTCGCGGAACACCGGCGCGGAGAGATCCGAGACGTGTCGTACGAGGCGATAACCGCGGGACGCGAGCTCGCGGACGCCCGCGACGGCGACCTCCACCTCGCGGTCGTCAGCGGGGACGTCGAGCAGTTCGCCGACGACCTGAACCGCAAGGGCGTCGACGCGATCCACACGGTCGCCAACGGCGAGGAGTTCGACCACAACGTCTACCAGGCTTCGGTCGAGCGGCTCCTCGGCGAGACCGACGCGGGCGCCGTGGTGATCCCGAACTCGGTCAACGGGCTGGACTACGCGCCCGCCGTCGCCGAGGCGAGCGATCTCCCGCTGGTGACCGACGCGGTCGGCTTCGAGTACGACGACGGGATGACCGTCACCCGCGAGATGTACGGCTCGAAGGTCGAGACGACCGTCGACGTCACCGGAGACCGCTTCGTCCTCACCGTCCGCGGCGGCGAGTGGGCGCCGGCCGAGGGGGTCGGCGACGCGGCGGTCGGGGCCGTCGACGTCGATCACCCCGAGTCCGGCGCGCGCGTCACGGGCTTCGAGGAGGTCGCCGGCGGCGACGTCGACATCGCCGACGCCGACGTGCTCGTCTCCGTCGGTCGCGGCATCGACGAGGAGGAGAACCTGGAGGTCGTCGAGGAGCTCGCCGACGCGCTCGGCGCGACGCTCTCCGCGTCGCGACCGATCGTCGACAACGGCTGGCTGCCGAAAAACCGCCAGGTCGGCCAGAGCGGGAAGGTGGTGACGCCAGACGTGTACATCGCCGTCGGTATCTCGGGCGCGGTCCAGCACGTCGCCGGGATGAAGGGGTCGGACACGATCGTCGCGATCAACACCGACCCGAACGCGCCGATCTTCGACATCGCCGACTACGGAATCGTCGGCGACCTGTTCGACGTGGTCCCCGAGCTCGTCGACGAGTTCGCGTAA
- a CDS encoding electron transfer flavoprotein subunit beta/FixA family protein: MKVLVTVKEVAEPDDDFAIEGTDIAEADLEYDLNEWDDYAVEAAVQLAEAGIADEVVAVTIGPERSEETIRMALAKGADRAVRVWDDAFEAGFADVAAKVTTFEAVVEAEEPDLILGGVQAADTGFGATGVALAERIGFEHAAVVNDLDIDADAGVAQVHRELEGGVEELTDVDLPAVLTVQTGLNEPRYASLRGIRQAQRKEIDATDLADLGLTADDVASALEITSMYEPESESDAEILEGDAGESAARLAEVLRDKGVSA; encoded by the coding sequence ATGAAAGTTCTGGTGACTGTCAAAGAGGTCGCTGAGCCCGACGACGATTTCGCGATCGAGGGCACGGACATCGCCGAAGCCGACCTCGAATACGATCTCAACGAGTGGGACGACTACGCGGTCGAGGCGGCGGTACAGCTCGCCGAGGCTGGGATCGCCGACGAGGTCGTCGCCGTCACCATCGGCCCGGAACGATCCGAGGAGACGATTCGGATGGCGCTCGCAAAGGGCGCCGACCGCGCCGTTCGGGTGTGGGACGACGCCTTCGAGGCGGGGTTCGCCGACGTGGCCGCGAAGGTGACGACGTTTGAGGCGGTCGTCGAGGCGGAAGAGCCGGACCTGATCCTCGGCGGCGTACAGGCCGCAGACACCGGGTTCGGCGCGACGGGCGTGGCGCTCGCCGAGCGCATCGGCTTCGAGCACGCCGCCGTCGTCAACGACCTCGACATCGACGCGGACGCGGGCGTCGCGCAGGTTCACCGCGAGCTCGAAGGGGGCGTCGAGGAGCTGACCGACGTCGACCTGCCGGCCGTGTTGACCGTCCAGACCGGACTGAACGAGCCGCGGTACGCGAGCCTCCGCGGGATCCGACAGGCACAGCGGAAGGAGATCGACGCGACCGATCTCGCCGACCTCGGGCTGACCGCCGACGACGTGGCGAGCGCGCTCGAAATCACTTCGATGTACGAGCCGGAAAGCGAGTCCGACGCGGAGATCCTCGAAGGCGACGCGGGGGAGAGCGCCGCGCGCCTCGCCGAGGTCCTCCGCGACAAGGGGGTGAGCGCGTGA